GTGGATATTCAATCGGACCACATTGTTGTGAAAGAATTGGTGGCGGATTTCAAAGGAATTGTGACCGAGCGTTTTCAGGAATTGAAACTACATAAACCAGACAATGGGGAATAATATGGCTTTTTTTCAGCGTGACACCATGATTGAGCGGGGACTGAACCGGATGCTGATGCTGATATTGGTTCTGGTGCTTGGGGCCGGATGCACATCGTTGAAATCCGGGACACCGGAATCCACCGGGACCTTGATTCAAAATGACACCCGCAGTCCGGTCAATTATCTTCATAAAGTGGAAATGTCAACGTCTGATGATCAGGTTTCCATCCATATTAAAACCGAGCAAACGCCGGCCTATACCTCCATTAAACAGGATTTTCCCTTAGGCGTCGCCGTTTATCTGCCGGATACGGTATTTTCCCCGGATTTTGTGGCCCCCCGCACGTCTGCCGGCCCCGTGGCAGCCATCCGGTCCGAATACGCGGACACGGAAAAAACGACCATCCGGCTCGAAATGCTGCTGAATCAGGACCTGGCCTATGAGGTGCTGGAAGAAGCAAACGGGTTGCAGGTGGTGCTGAATCTTCCTGATTCCCGAATCAATACGGCATCTGTATCAAACCCGGAAATAAACACATCCGCCCAGAATACGCAATTGCCGCAGGTGTCTGCCCCGTCATCCGAACCATCCCCAGCCCGGGTGACGAACATTGAATTCAATCCTGATGAAACCGGTTATGCAGACATACAGGTGACCACGACCGAGTCGGTGCCCTATGACACGGCCTGGAAAACAGAGGATCAACTGGACCTGATTCTTTATAATGCCCGGATACCTGAGCCTTTGCAGCGTCCTTTGCTGACACGATACACGGGCACCGCGGTTGACAGTGTCACCCCATATCCGGGATCGGTTGATGATACGGATGCAAGAATTGAAATTCGGATCCGGGAAAAAGTCCCCTACCAGGTGGTCCAGGATGAAAATCGGATTTTTCTGCGATTTGATCCTGTTTATCCGGTGTCCTCAGCTGGAGATGCTTTTAATCCGGCTGCCCTGAAGCAACCTGCTCCGGTCGGTCTGGCAGCGATTAACACAGATCCGCCCGAATATTCCGGAGAAAAGATCAAGCTGGATTTTTTTGACACGGACATTAAAAATGTGTTCCGGATACTTCGGAGTGTCAGTGGATTGAATTTTGCCGTGGACAAGGATGTCCAGGGGAAGGTCACCATGACCCTGGAAAAACCGGTTCCCTGGGACCAGGTGCTGGACCTGGTGTTGAAAATGAACGGACTGGGCAAAAAAATGGAGGGGGATGTGGTACGCATTGCCACCATTCAGACATTGAGGCAGGAAGAAAAAGATGAGCAGGAGGCCATTGATGCTCAGAAAAAAGCCCTGGAACAGAAAAAAAGCCTGGAACCTTTGATTACAGAATATATTCCCATCAGCTATTCCAATGCCAAAACAGAGATTGAACCGCATATCACCTCCCTGCTGACGCCGGAGCGGGGAACTGTTTCCGTGGATCAGCGCAGCAATATGGTCATTGTGACGGATACCCGGGAGAAAGTGGATCAGATTCAGGAAATGATTTACCGTCTGGATACCGTGACTCCCCAGATCATGATTGAAGCCAAAATTGTGGAAGTCACCAAAGAATTTTCCAGGGACATCGGCATCGGCTGGAACCTGACCAATGATCCCGCGATCTCTTCCGGGTTTGTCAATGATATGAATGTGTCCGTGAATACCCCCATCGGTGATGGTGGGATGAACGGAGATTTTTCATTTTTCCGGCTCTTTGGTGCCTCTCGACTGGCATTGAACGCAAAGCTGGCAGCATCCGAGGCAAGAGGCGATGTAAAAATCGTATCTTCGCCACGCATATTGACATTAGACAACAAGGAAGCCAGGATAAAACAGGGGTTGGAATATCCCTTTCAGGTAGTGAAGGATGATGACGTTTCAACGGAATTCAAAGAAATTAATCTGGAACTGGTCGTTACCCCCCATGTGACCCCGGATGAACGTATTTCCATGCAGGTCTTTTTGACAAAAAATGATGTTGCCGGAATCGCCACAACGGGTGAGCCTTACCTGAATACCAACGAAGCCAAGACGGAACTGCTGGTAAATGATAATGACACCGTGGTGATCGGAGGAATTGTCAAAACGACAAATACCAATAATGACGATGGCCTGCCTTTTTTGTCCGGAATACCGATCATTGGTAATATGCTTTTTGGCAGCAACCGGAAGGAAGATAATCGAAATGAACTGCTGATTTTTCTGACCCCGTCCATTGTCCAACTGGAACAGAAACGGCAACCCGCCCGCAGTTCAGATTAGTCTAAAGCAGACAGACGCTTGGCGGCGGTTTTTTTTAATTCGGAATTTTTTTGGGCATAATGCAGTACATTCTGCCAGGACTGCCTGGCTTCATTTGTCCATCCTTTTGCCTCATAGGCCCGGGCCAGGTCCGCATGCAGAAGCGCGGATTCCGGATTCTCCATAAGCCGGGCCGTTAAAAATTCGATGGCATCATTTTCCCGCCCGGTTTCAAGAAACACCACAGACAGTCCATGGGCCGCCGTCACAAATCCGGGAGACAGATCCAGGGCCTGGGAAAAATAGGTTTCAGCTTGCATGTAATCCTGTTTTTCCAGATAGGCCCTTCCCAGATTGGACAGCGGAAATTGAGGCGTGGGATACAGCAGATCTTCAAGCACATCTTTAAATGCTTTGATGGCTAAATCCCATTCCTTTTGCCGCAGATGGGCCGCACCTAGATTGTTCAGGGCTTCCGTGTAATCCGGTTTCAGGGCCCGGGCTGTCTTGAAAACGGGAATGGCCAGGTCATCCCTGTTTTTTCCCATGTAGGCCAGCCCCAGGCTGTTCAATATATACGGATCTTCAGGGCGCATTTTGCGGGCTTCCAGCAGTCTGGACAGGGCCGCCGTATAGTCTCCCTGCATCAGAAACGCTTCTCCCTGTATCTGGATGGCTTCCGCCAGTTGGGTATCCTCTTTGGTCGCAGTGACGCAGGCACAGATGGAAATACCAAGCAGAAAAATGCAGCATAGTGATTGTTTCATAGGGTATCCTCGATGGTAGAATGACGTCATGGTTGAAGAAAGATATGTTGAATCTGGCGGCTTTCCAGAAAAGACCGGATCACCGGTGTTATCGGAGATGATGAGACGAACACCCGGTTCGATGATTGTTCGCCATATACACCTGCCAGCGTTTCCACGGTCCCCTGATACGTAAAACAAGGATTGTGCCACACCTGATAGCCCAGTGCGGATAACAGATGTTGTATCTGTTTTTGGCGATCCTGTTTCCAAGAAAAAGAGACGATTTTAAATGCCATTTGTTCAATGGCATCAATCCCCTGGCCGTATACCGTGCCGAAATTGAGCAGCAGATCCGGCTGGTTGGGTATTTTTACCCGATCCAGCCGGGCGGAAACCGGTATCTGATTCACATGGAACCGGATGGTTTCTTCGGGGATATAGTCGTATCCCGCGTGGGTTAAAATCTGAAATATCTGTTCTCTGGACAAATGATGTTCCTGAAAGGACGGCTGTGGCTTCAACTGAACCCGTTTGTGAAAAATCGTTTCAATGGGTTGGATTTTCACGTGTTTCCAGTAGGATGAAATCGTCTGGCGCACGGCCTTGTTTTGAAGCGGATTTTGTGGTGACGGATGTGAGACGATCAGAACGGTTTTTGGGGGTTCTTTGGTTTCAATCACCGGTGTGGCAGACAGATCCAGCTCAACTTGTTTTTGTCCGTTTCTTCCGGGAAAATATAATTTTCCCTGATGAATCAATCTGCCGTTGATGGCGTCTGCATAGTCCTGCAACCGCTGCAACTGAATGGAAGAGATTGCTGTGGTTGTCGGTGGGGGGGTATCGGTTGGCGGCGGGTCTGATGAGATCTTTTGCGTGGATGGTACCGGAATTTTTACCCGGTCTCCCGGGTGAATCCGGTGAATGTTTTTGATATGCGGATTTAATTGATAAAAAAGTGTTTGCCCTTTCCGGGTAATGCGGCCGCCCTTGTTCAAAAAAACAGGATCCAGCAATGCAGATATGGTGTCTCCGGGCGCAATGATATATTCAGAAAAAGACACCAGAGATTCTGCAGATTCAACTGTGTCATGAAACTCCACCACCGGGATTTTAATATTGCCCTCCCTGTCCACTGTGTAATCGTTTTTGTCTGTGATTTTTAAGGGAATAAGGATCCGGGCTCCGGTGGTGATGGTATCGATGTTGTGAATATGGGGGTTGAGCTGTTTGAAAATGGAAATAAATAAAGGGAAATCCTGTTCAGAGATTTCTCCCTTTTTTTTGAAAATTTTATACAGCCAGTCATTTTTTTGGACAATATAGGGTTCACACAGGACATCTTGGCCCTGGTAACTGAAGATGGAATAATGTTTATAAGATGTTTTTATGTGTTGAACACCCTGGCTCTGGCCCATTCCTGTCAGCGCAAGGAATATGCAGATCACGCATGCCAGGAATGGGGGGACAGGGATTCTCATGGATCAACAGGGGTCAGGTCCATTTTTTGCGCGATTTTTTCAGATATTTCCTGGACAAACTGCGCAAATTCTGATTTTTCAAGGCGTTTTTCCTGGGACGGGATCAAATCGGGATTTTCCGGAGAAACCAGTTCCGGCAGGTTCACCCGTTCCGGGTCCGGCACGATGTGATAAGGTCGGGGTATCCGGTTTTTAAAATACAGGTCCTGGAACTCGGAAAATTTGATGGCATGGGCCGTGGCATCCAGCACAACGGTTTCATTCAGGGCAATCAGACCC
This portion of the Desulfotignum phosphitoxidans DSM 13687 genome encodes:
- a CDS encoding type IV pilus secretin PilQ, which codes for MAFFQRDTMIERGLNRMLMLILVLVLGAGCTSLKSGTPESTGTLIQNDTRSPVNYLHKVEMSTSDDQVSIHIKTEQTPAYTSIKQDFPLGVAVYLPDTVFSPDFVAPRTSAGPVAAIRSEYADTEKTTIRLEMLLNQDLAYEVLEEANGLQVVLNLPDSRINTASVSNPEINTSAQNTQLPQVSAPSSEPSPARVTNIEFNPDETGYADIQVTTTESVPYDTAWKTEDQLDLILYNARIPEPLQRPLLTRYTGTAVDSVTPYPGSVDDTDARIEIRIREKVPYQVVQDENRIFLRFDPVYPVSSAGDAFNPAALKQPAPVGLAAINTDPPEYSGEKIKLDFFDTDIKNVFRILRSVSGLNFAVDKDVQGKVTMTLEKPVPWDQVLDLVLKMNGLGKKMEGDVVRIATIQTLRQEEKDEQEAIDAQKKALEQKKSLEPLITEYIPISYSNAKTEIEPHITSLLTPERGTVSVDQRSNMVIVTDTREKVDQIQEMIYRLDTVTPQIMIEAKIVEVTKEFSRDIGIGWNLTNDPAISSGFVNDMNVSVNTPIGDGGMNGDFSFFRLFGASRLALNAKLAASEARGDVKIVSSPRILTLDNKEARIKQGLEYPFQVVKDDDVSTEFKEINLELVVTPHVTPDERISMQVFLTKNDVAGIATTGEPYLNTNEAKTELLVNDNDTVVIGGIVKTTNTNNDDGLPFLSGIPIIGNMLFGSNRKEDNRNELLIFLTPSIVQLEQKRQPARSSD
- a CDS encoding LysM peptidoglycan-binding domain-containing protein; the protein is MICIFLALTGMGQSQGVQHIKTSYKHYSIFSYQGQDVLCEPYIVQKNDWLYKIFKKKGEISEQDFPLFISIFKQLNPHIHNIDTITTGARILIPLKITDKNDYTVDREGNIKIPVVEFHDTVESAESLVSFSEYIIAPGDTISALLDPVFLNKGGRITRKGQTLFYQLNPHIKNIHRIHPGDRVKIPVPSTQKISSDPPPTDTPPPTTTAISSIQLQRLQDYADAINGRLIHQGKLYFPGRNGQKQVELDLSATPVIETKEPPKTVLIVSHPSPQNPLQNKAVRQTISSYWKHVKIQPIETIFHKRVQLKPQPSFQEHHLSREQIFQILTHAGYDYIPEETIRFHVNQIPVSARLDRVKIPNQPDLLLNFGTVYGQGIDAIEQMAFKIVSFSWKQDRQKQIQHLLSALGYQVWHNPCFTYQGTVETLAGVYGEQSSNRVFVSSSPITPVIRSFLESRQIQHIFLQP
- a CDS encoding tetratricopeptide repeat protein, which gives rise to MKQSLCCIFLLGISICACVTATKEDTQLAEAIQIQGEAFLMQGDYTAALSRLLEARKMRPEDPYILNSLGLAYMGKNRDDLAIPVFKTARALKPDYTEALNNLGAAHLRQKEWDLAIKAFKDVLEDLLYPTPQFPLSNLGRAYLEKQDYMQAETYFSQALDLSPGFVTAAHGLSVVFLETGRENDAIEFLTARLMENPESALLHADLARAYEAKGWTNEARQSWQNVLHYAQKNSELKKTAAKRLSALD